A genomic stretch from Candidatus Nitrotoga arctica includes:
- a CDS encoding peptidylprolyl isomerase, translating into MLKFSKLATIALFSVSALAMNQVYAQEKPAAVVNGVAIPKARVNMHVKAAASQGKMDSPELRLAIQDELINREIMAQEAVKQGFDKQPETISQFELAKQTVLVNAFLQDYIKNHPISEDAIKQEYENIKQTTGSKEYNARHILVKDENEAKSIAAQLKKGSKFEELAKKHSLDQGSRDKGGSLGWALPGNFTQSFADALVNLKKGGVSAPVKSDAGWHLIKQEDVRDFKFPAYQEVKANILQRLQQQAIQKAIIDMRAKAKIE; encoded by the coding sequence ATGCTGAAATTTTCAAAACTTGCCACTATCGCTCTATTTTCTGTTTCTGCACTTGCAATGAATCAGGTTTATGCGCAAGAAAAACCCGCCGCAGTAGTGAATGGCGTCGCTATTCCGAAAGCGCGTGTGAACATGCACGTCAAGGCTGCAGCTTCGCAAGGTAAAATGGATAGTCCAGAACTGCGTCTCGCCATTCAAGATGAATTAATCAACCGTGAAATAATGGCCCAAGAGGCGGTAAAACAAGGTTTCGATAAACAACCTGAAACCATTAGCCAATTTGAGCTAGCCAAACAGACTGTTCTTGTAAATGCATTTTTACAGGATTACATTAAAAATCATCCAATTAGCGAAGATGCAATCAAGCAGGAATATGAAAATATTAAACAAACCACAGGAAGCAAGGAATATAACGCACGTCACATTTTGGTAAAAGATGAAAATGAAGCGAAATCTATTGCTGCCCAACTAAAAAAGGGAAGCAAATTTGAAGAACTGGCAAAAAAACACTCTCTGGATCAAGGTTCACGTGACAAGGGTGGCTCTTTGGGCTGGGCGTTGCCAGGCAATTTCACGCAGTCGTTTGCTGATGCGCTAGTAAATCTGAAAAAGGGTGGCGTGAGCGCACCGGTAAAATCTGATGCTGGCTGGCATTTAATCAAACAGGAAGATGTGCGTGATTTCAAGTTCCCTGCTTACCAGGAAGTGAAAGCAAATATACTGCAACGTCTACAACAGCAAGCCATACAGAAGGCCATCATTGACATGCGGGCCAAAGCAAAGATTGAATAA
- a CDS encoding BolA family protein: MNTLLAALQPTKIEIADDSHKHAGHVGARSGGGHYRLLIVSTQFDSKPTLTRHRMIYSVLGDMMKHDIHALAIAAYTPEEL, translated from the coding sequence ATGAATACTCTCCTTGCAGCGCTCCAACCCACAAAAATAGAGATTGCCGATGATAGCCATAAGCATGCAGGACACGTTGGAGCACGTAGTGGGGGCGGACACTATCGCCTCCTGATTGTGTCCACGCAGTTCGACAGTAAGCCTACTTTGACACGACACCGTATGATATATTCTGTGTTGGGAGACATGATGAAGCATGATATTCATGCACTGGCCATTGCTGCCTATACACCAGAAGAACTATAA
- a CDS encoding YciI family protein has product MLYAIIGHDIPDSLTKRLATRPAHVARLQALQNEGRLILAGPFPNVDAVDPGAAGFSGSLIVAEFATLKDAETWAQADPYMIAGIYTQILVKPFKKVFPI; this is encoded by the coding sequence ATGCTATATGCCATTATCGGCCATGATATACCTGATAGTTTAACAAAACGTCTGGCGACACGGCCCGCACACGTGGCGCGGCTACAGGCATTGCAAAACGAAGGACGTTTAATTCTGGCTGGCCCTTTCCCAAATGTGGATGCTGTGGATCCCGGCGCCGCGGGTTTTTCCGGCAGCTTGATAGTGGCAGAATTTGCTACATTAAAGGACGCGGAAACATGGGCTCAGGCTGACCCTTATATGATCGCTGGGATATATACGCAAATTCTGGTCAAACCGTTTAAGAAAGTATTTCCAATATGA
- a CDS encoding septation protein A: protein MKLLFDLFPVILFFVAFKMFNVYVATGTAIVATIAQIGWVKWRHGKVDTMLWVSFAIIAVFGGATLILHDETFIKFKPTILYWVFAIILLGSNLLLKKNLMRTLLKEKITLPTKVWNQVNLGWSLFFVLLGVVNLYVAFNFSTDAWVNFKLFGTTGMMLVFVLLQAMALSKYMQEENESN, encoded by the coding sequence ATGAAACTACTATTTGACCTATTCCCCGTTATCCTGTTCTTTGTCGCTTTCAAAATGTTCAACGTTTATGTTGCCACAGGTACTGCGATTGTCGCCACTATTGCCCAAATTGGGTGGGTGAAATGGCGGCACGGCAAGGTAGATACCATGCTATGGGTAAGCTTTGCCATCATTGCCGTATTCGGTGGCGCGACACTAATTCTTCACGATGAGACCTTCATCAAGTTTAAACCTACCATTCTATATTGGGTGTTTGCCATCATACTGTTGGGTTCCAATCTACTCTTAAAAAAGAATCTGATGCGTACTTTACTGAAGGAAAAAATTACGCTTCCAACTAAAGTATGGAACCAAGTCAACTTGGGCTGGAGTTTATTCTTTGTTCTGCTCGGCGTTGTAAACTTATATGTTGCATTTAACTTTTCTACAGATGCATGGGTTAATTTCAAACTTTTTGGTACCACTGGAATGATGCTAGTATTCGTACTGCTACAAGCAATGGCGCTGTCGAAATACATGCAGGAAGAGAACGAAAGTAACTAA
- the msrB gene encoding peptide-methionine (R)-S-oxide reductase MsrB, with product MSEKIQKPDAIWRNELSPEQYKVCRQCGTEPAFTGTYWDCHDSGLYRCVCCGNALFDSNVKYESGSGWPSFWQPHQPDSITVKKDDSHGMERAEVLCSRCDAHLGHVFEDGPKPTGLRYCINSAALTLDRE from the coding sequence ATGAGCGAAAAAATCCAAAAACCTGACGCCATCTGGCGCAACGAGCTTTCCCCCGAACAATACAAAGTATGCCGCCAGTGCGGCACTGAACCCGCATTTACTGGTACGTATTGGGATTGCCATGACAGCGGACTATATCGCTGTGTGTGCTGTGGTAACGCGCTATTCGATTCAAATGTGAAATATGAATCTGGCAGCGGCTGGCCCAGTTTCTGGCAACCACACCAACCTGACAGCATTACTGTGAAAAAAGATGACAGTCATGGTATGGAGCGCGCGGAAGTTCTGTGTAGCCGCTGCGATGCCCATCTTGGTCATGTATTCGAAGATGGCCCGAAACCGACAGGACTGCGCTACTGCATCAACTCCGCCGCACTGACGCTAGACCGAGAATAA
- a CDS encoding PhoH family protein, protein MPPRKIVAENHATKLFVLDTNVLMHDPTSLFRFEEHDIYLPIFVLEELDNNKKGMTEVARNARQASRFLDSLISESTHNIDAGVPLQTPSNKSATGRLFLQTQFITNELPANMAIGKADNAILGVVMFLHNQQPKRSVILVSKDINMRIKARALGLDAQDYFNDKVLEDTDLLYTGVLALPQDFWDKHGKDMKSGPQGEHTFYNIQGPLCRDMLLNQFVYQENGGHPFYAVVTEQNDNTAMLRTLTDYTHTKNAIWGITARNREQSFVLNLLMNPEIDFVTLLGQAGTGKTLLTLAAGLVQMLEHKLYSEIIMTRVTVPVGEDIGFLPGTEEEKMSPWMGALDDNLDVLNKPNDESGEWGRAATRDLIRSRIKIKSLNFMRGRTFLNKYLIIDEAQNLTPKQMKTLITRAGPGTKVVCMGNIAQIDTPYLTEGSSGLTYVVDRFKGWQHSGHVTLQRGERSRLADHAGEVL, encoded by the coding sequence ATGCCCCCCCGCAAAATAGTGGCTGAAAATCATGCTACCAAATTATTCGTGCTGGATACCAATGTGCTAATGCACGATCCAACCAGCCTGTTCCGTTTTGAGGAACATGACATTTACTTGCCGATATTCGTGCTGGAAGAGCTGGACAACAATAAAAAAGGCATGACTGAAGTCGCACGCAATGCGCGACAGGCCAGTCGGTTCCTCGACTCTTTGATCAGCGAGAGTACACATAACATTGATGCCGGCGTACCGTTACAAACGCCAAGTAACAAGAGCGCTACCGGTCGTCTGTTTTTGCAAACCCAGTTCATCACCAACGAATTGCCTGCCAATATGGCAATCGGCAAAGCTGACAACGCTATCCTTGGGGTAGTAATGTTCCTCCACAACCAGCAACCCAAGCGTTCCGTGATCTTGGTCAGCAAGGATATCAACATGCGCATTAAAGCGCGTGCGCTGGGATTGGATGCGCAGGACTATTTTAATGACAAGGTGCTGGAAGATACCGACCTGCTTTACACCGGCGTACTGGCATTACCGCAGGATTTTTGGGATAAACATGGCAAGGATATGAAATCCGGCCCCCAAGGTGAGCACACTTTTTACAATATTCAGGGGCCGCTATGCCGTGACATGCTGTTAAATCAATTTGTTTATCAAGAAAACGGCGGTCATCCTTTCTATGCTGTAGTCACCGAACAGAATGACAACACTGCCATGTTGCGCACGTTGACTGACTATACCCACACCAAAAATGCCATCTGGGGAATTACTGCACGTAATCGTGAACAGAGTTTTGTGCTCAATCTGCTGATGAACCCGGAGATTGATTTTGTTACCCTGCTCGGTCAGGCTGGTACCGGCAAGACCCTGCTAACGCTCGCCGCTGGGTTGGTACAGATGCTGGAACATAAATTGTATTCAGAAATCATCATGACCCGCGTCACCGTGCCGGTTGGTGAAGACATTGGTTTTTTACCAGGTACCGAGGAAGAAAAAATGTCGCCCTGGATGGGCGCGCTGGATGACAATTTGGATGTACTCAATAAACCCAACGACGAAAGCGGAGAATGGGGGCGAGCCGCCACGCGCGATCTGATCCGTTCGCGCATCAAGATCAAATCCCTTAACTTCATGCGTGGACGCACTTTTTTGAATAAATATCTGATCATTGATGAAGCCCAGAACCTCACGCCCAAACAGATGAAAACGCTGATCACACGCGCTGGCCCGGGCACCAAGGTAGTATGCATGGGCAACATCGCACAGATTGATACACCTTACTTGACCGAAGGCAGCTCTGGGCTGACTTATGTGGTAGATCGTTTCAAGGGCTGGCAACACAGCGGACATGTCACCTTGCAAAGAGGAGAACGCTCACGTCTGGCCGACCATGCCGGAGAGGTGCTGTGA
- a CDS encoding peroxiredoxin has protein sequence MLDQAIADFVIPATGGGTFKLFAARGKSLVIYFYPKDNTPGCTTESQQFRDLYADFKKADCEVVGISRDSIESHEKFKAKFSLPFALLADSEETVCEQFGVIKLKNLYGKQVRGIERSTFVLDQNGILRGEWRSVKADGHAQEVLQFVQSLTT, from the coding sequence ATGCTTGATCAAGCTATTGCCGATTTCGTAATACCCGCCACTGGTGGAGGGACTTTCAAACTCTTTGCCGCGCGCGGCAAATCCCTAGTGATTTATTTTTACCCTAAGGACAACACTCCGGGCTGCACTACTGAGAGCCAACAATTCCGCGATTTGTATGCAGATTTTAAAAAGGCTGATTGTGAGGTGGTTGGCATTTCACGTGACAGCATAGAGTCGCATGAAAAATTCAAAGCTAAGTTCAGCCTGCCCTTCGCTCTGCTTGCCGATTCAGAAGAAACAGTATGTGAACAGTTCGGCGTAATCAAACTGAAGAATCTGTATGGCAAACAAGTGCGGGGCATCGAGCGCAGCACTTTCGTGCTCGACCAAAACGGCATATTACGTGGCGAATGGCGCAGCGTTAAAGCCGACGGCCACGCTCAGGAAGTATTGCAATTCGTGCAATCTCTAACCACATAA
- the rpsB gene encoding 30S ribosomal protein S2 produces MAVIMRQMLEAGVHFGHQTRYWNPKMAPFIFGHRNKIHIINLEKTVVMYNDALKFVRKTAANKGTILFVATKRQAREIIKEEALRCGSPFVDHRWLGGMLTNFKTVQQSVKRLHELEAMMLDSVAMEKISKKEGLMMQRELEKLDRSLGGIKNMQNLPTAIFVIDVGYQKGAIVEAQKLNIPVIGVVDTNHTPLGVDYVIPGNDDSSQAIRLYARGMADAVLEGREQALNEIVAQAEDQAA; encoded by the coding sequence ATGGCTGTAATTATGCGTCAAATGCTGGAAGCGGGCGTCCATTTTGGACATCAAACTCGTTATTGGAATCCCAAAATGGCTCCTTTTATCTTCGGCCATCGCAACAAAATTCATATTATCAATTTAGAAAAAACCGTTGTAATGTATAACGACGCGCTGAAGTTTGTGCGCAAAACTGCTGCCAATAAGGGCACGATATTGTTTGTTGCGACTAAGCGTCAAGCGCGTGAAATTATTAAAGAAGAGGCGCTTCGTTGTGGCAGCCCTTTTGTTGATCATCGCTGGCTGGGCGGTATGCTCACTAATTTCAAGACGGTACAGCAATCCGTCAAGCGTTTGCATGAACTGGAAGCTATGATGTTGGATAGCGTAGCCATGGAAAAAATTTCCAAGAAGGAAGGTCTGATGATGCAGCGCGAGTTGGAAAAGCTGGATCGCAGCCTCGGTGGCATCAAGAATATGCAGAATCTGCCTACCGCGATTTTTGTGATCGATGTTGGTTACCAAAAGGGTGCCATTGTGGAAGCACAGAAACTGAATATTCCGGTGATTGGCGTGGTAGACACCAACCATACGCCACTAGGTGTCGATTATGTTATCCCGGGCAACGACGATTCCAGTCAGGCGATACGCCTGTATGCGCGCGGAATGGCTGACGCAGTGCTGGAAGGGCGCGAACAGGCGCTTAACGAGATTGTGGCACAAGCCGAAGATCAGGCGGCGTAA
- the tsf gene encoding translation elongation factor Ts: MAEITAGMVKDLREATGLGMMDCKKALVETNGDFKAAEEFLRIKSGAKASKAASRIAAEGLVSAFISADGKVGALVEVNCETDFMAKNDAFMAFASNVAQAIAQNNPSDSETLSSVVLASGDSVEDARKSLIMKLGENVSVRRFVRYSTTGKVVAYLHGSKIGVLLDVSGGDDALGKDLAMHIAASKPVCVSKEQVSQELLDTERKVYTAQAAESGKPANIIEKMVDGRIAKYLAEVTLLGQPFVKDPDILVEKLLSTHNVKVNAFQMFVVGEGIEKAVVDYAAEVAAAAKI; the protein is encoded by the coding sequence ATGGCGGAAATTACCGCAGGCATGGTAAAAGATTTACGTGAGGCAACTGGTCTCGGCATGATGGATTGCAAGAAGGCGCTAGTTGAAACGAATGGCGACTTTAAGGCAGCTGAAGAATTTCTACGCATTAAGAGCGGTGCCAAGGCTAGCAAGGCGGCTTCCCGCATAGCAGCTGAGGGTTTGGTGAGTGCGTTTATCAGTGCTGATGGTAAAGTCGGTGCGCTGGTGGAAGTGAACTGCGAAACTGATTTTATGGCAAAGAATGATGCCTTTATGGCATTTGCGAGTAATGTGGCGCAAGCCATTGCACAAAATAATCCAAGTGATTCTGAGACTTTGTCCTCAGTGGTATTGGCCAGTGGTGACAGTGTGGAAGACGCGCGCAAGTCACTCATCATGAAGTTGGGCGAGAATGTCAGTGTGCGTCGTTTCGTGCGTTATAGCACAACGGGTAAAGTGGTAGCTTATTTGCACGGCAGCAAAATCGGTGTGCTTTTAGATGTCAGCGGTGGTGACGATGCATTGGGTAAAGATTTGGCGATGCACATCGCTGCGAGCAAGCCGGTATGTGTTTCCAAAGAGCAAGTCTCTCAGGAGTTGCTTGATACTGAACGCAAGGTATACACCGCACAAGCCGCAGAAAGCGGAAAGCCGGCCAATATTATTGAAAAGATGGTGGATGGACGTATTGCCAAGTATTTGGCCGAAGTTACTTTATTGGGCCAACCTTTTGTGAAGGATCCCGATATTTTGGTAGAAAAGTTATTGTCCACCCATAACGTGAAGGTCAATGCGTTCCAGATGTTCGTGGTGGGAGAGGGTATAGAGAAGGCTGTAGTGGATTACGCTGCCGAAGTTGCTGCGGCTGCAAAGATATAA
- the pyrH gene encoding UMP kinase produces the protein MPTAPAYKRILLKLSGEALMGDDSYGINRAVIERIVSEIGEVVGLGVQVAVVIGGGNIFRGVAPAAAGMDRATADYMGMLATVMNAMALQDAMKRFGLDCRVQSALNLEQVAEPFIRGKALRYLEDGKVVIFAAGTGNPFFTTDTAAALRGVEMDAEVVIKATKVDGVYTADPKLDPAAIRYQKLSFDEAINKNLKVMDATALTLCRDQSLPIIVFSIFKHNALKRVVMGQDEGTLVHCN, from the coding sequence ATGCCAACTGCTCCAGCATACAAGCGTATCCTGCTCAAACTTTCAGGGGAAGCCCTGATGGGCGATGATAGCTACGGAATTAATCGTGCTGTGATTGAGCGCATTGTTAGCGAAATTGGCGAGGTGGTTGGACTGGGCGTACAGGTGGCGGTGGTGATCGGCGGTGGCAATATCTTCCGCGGAGTTGCGCCTGCCGCTGCCGGGATGGATCGCGCCACCGCCGACTATATGGGAATGTTGGCTACCGTTATGAACGCCATGGCCTTGCAGGATGCGATGAAACGCTTCGGTTTGGATTGTCGGGTGCAGTCGGCCCTCAACCTGGAACAAGTGGCTGAACCATTTATACGAGGCAAGGCATTGCGCTACCTGGAGGATGGCAAAGTGGTGATATTTGCTGCCGGGACTGGTAATCCATTCTTCACCACCGATACCGCGGCCGCCTTACGCGGCGTGGAAATGGATGCGGAAGTTGTCATTAAGGCGACCAAGGTGGACGGCGTATATACTGCCGACCCGAAACTGGATCCCGCCGCTATTCGCTATCAGAAATTGAGTTTTGATGAAGCGATTAACAAAAACCTTAAGGTAATGGATGCCACTGCATTGACCCTGTGCCGTGATCAGAGCTTACCGATCATCGTATTCAGCATCTTCAAGCATAACGCGCTGAAGCGCGTAGTGATGGGGCAGGATGAAGGGACGCTGGTACACTGTAACTGA
- the frr gene encoding ribosome recycling factor has translation MISDIKKNAEQKMNKTLETLKVDFGKIRTGRAHTGILDHVTVDYYGSPTLISQVANVTLIDARTIGVQPWEKNMIAAVEKAIRDADLGLNPATNGDLIRVPTPMLTEERRRDLIKVVRSESENAKVAIRNVRRDANEHLKKLLKDKEIGEDDERRGQDEVQKLTDHFVVEIDKSLQIKEIDLMAV, from the coding sequence ATGATTTCTGATATCAAAAAAAATGCTGAACAAAAGATGAATAAGACGCTGGAAACGCTTAAGGTGGATTTCGGCAAGATTCGTACTGGTAGGGCACACACAGGTATTCTGGATCATGTGACCGTAGATTATTACGGTAGTCCTACGTTGATTAGCCAAGTTGCTAATGTGACTTTGATTGATGCACGTACCATCGGGGTACAACCGTGGGAAAAAAATATGATTGCAGCGGTGGAAAAAGCGATACGCGACGCTGATTTGGGACTGAACCCGGCGACCAATGGGGATCTAATCCGCGTACCAACGCCAATGTTGACCGAAGAGCGTCGTCGCGATTTGATCAAGGTAGTACGTAGTGAGTCGGAGAACGCTAAGGTGGCTATACGCAACGTACGTCGCGATGCCAACGAGCATCTTAAAAAGTTGCTCAAGGATAAAGAAATCGGTGAAGATGATGAACGCCGTGGGCAGGACGAGGTGCAGAAACTTACGGATCATTTCGTAGTAGAAATAGACAAGTCGCTGCAAATAAAAGAAATTGACCTGATGGCAGTTTAA
- the uppS gene encoding polyprenyl diphosphate synthase has protein sequence MALFQSPTRSVPTIPQVPRHIAIIMDGNGRWAKQRYLPRIAGHQRGVETVREIVKACRELGIEYLTLFAFSSENWRRPADEVSFLMQLFLKMLEREVSKLHENDIRLKIIGDRNRFDANLNQRILDAEQLTAGNVSLTLTVAADYGGRWDIMQAMQKMLQARPDLVSGFNEEDLEAYLSMHYAPEPDLFIRTGGEQRISNFLLWQLAYTELYFTDTLWPAFDGEALKLAIQSYYARERRFGRTSEQVRSERMQDGKINA, from the coding sequence ATGGCGTTATTTCAAAGTCCCACTCGCTCCGTCCCGACTATACCTCAAGTGCCACGCCATATTGCCATCATCATGGATGGTAATGGTCGCTGGGCAAAGCAACGCTATTTGCCACGTATTGCCGGACATCAGCGCGGTGTGGAAACGGTACGCGAGATCGTGAAAGCCTGCCGTGAACTGGGGATCGAATACCTGACCCTGTTTGCCTTTAGTAGCGAGAATTGGCGCCGACCGGCAGACGAAGTTTCCTTTCTGATGCAATTATTCCTGAAAATGCTTGAACGTGAAGTATCCAAGTTGCACGAAAATGATATTCGGCTAAAAATAATTGGTGACCGTAACCGTTTTGATGCCAATCTTAATCAACGCATTTTGGACGCAGAACAATTGACTGCAGGCAATGTTAGCTTAACGCTTACTGTTGCTGCTGACTACGGTGGACGCTGGGATATTATGCAAGCCATGCAGAAGATGCTGCAAGCGCGTCCTGATCTGGTTAGCGGTTTTAATGAAGAAGACCTGGAAGCATACCTTTCCATGCATTATGCGCCGGAGCCAGATTTGTTTATCCGTACGGGAGGCGAGCAACGCATCAGCAATTTCCTGCTGTGGCAACTGGCTTATACCGAGTTATATTTTACCGATACGCTATGGCCAGCCTTTGATGGCGAAGCATTAAAATTGGCTATCCAGTCCTACTATGCCCGGGAGCGTCGCTTCGGCCGAACCAGTGAACAAGTTCGGAGCGAGCGGATGCAGGATGGAAAAATTAATGCTTAA
- a CDS encoding phosphatidate cytidylyltransferase, producing the protein MLKQRVITAVILLVLFLLALFLLPTLGWAALVVIMVMQGSLEWARLSRLSRKTVSVYLGLTLALILGIVWLDTQYPGQLESLHMLIYGMSALLWLIMVPLWLMARWHVRQPLLMMLTGWVLLIPTGLAMMDLRIQNPWWLLGVIGLVWVADIAAYFSGRKFGKNKLAPNISPGKTWEGVFGALLGVTAYVLLIVWTSDLSTNYEALLGMLIASWGWVGLAVIGDLFESAIKRQAGVKDSGTLLPGHGGLLDRIDALTSTLPLAAMVILLQRVV; encoded by the coding sequence ATGCTTAAGCAGCGGGTGATTACAGCCGTGATCCTGCTGGTGCTGTTCTTGTTAGCGCTGTTTTTATTGCCCACTTTGGGGTGGGCTGCGCTGGTAGTTATCATGGTGATGCAAGGTTCATTGGAATGGGCGCGCTTATCCAGGCTGTCCAGGAAGACTGTTAGTGTTTATTTGGGGCTGACTCTGGCTTTGATCCTTGGTATCGTTTGGCTTGATACGCAATATCCCGGACAGCTTGAGTCATTGCATATGCTGATATATGGTATGTCGGCATTGCTATGGTTAATTATGGTGCCACTTTGGCTTATGGCTCGTTGGCACGTGCGTCAACCGCTGTTGATGATGCTAACTGGTTGGGTACTATTGATTCCGACTGGTTTGGCGATGATGGACTTGCGTATACAAAATCCCTGGTGGCTATTGGGAGTGATTGGACTAGTATGGGTGGCAGACATCGCTGCTTATTTCAGCGGACGCAAATTTGGCAAGAACAAGCTTGCGCCCAATATTAGTCCGGGTAAGACTTGGGAAGGAGTATTCGGCGCACTGCTCGGAGTTACCGCGTATGTGTTGCTTATTGTTTGGACAAGCGACCTTTCCACAAACTACGAAGCGCTGCTCGGTATGTTAATAGCGTCCTGGGGATGGGTGGGACTGGCAGTGATCGGTGATTTGTTCGAGTCGGCTATTAAACGCCAAGCTGGGGTTAAGGACAGCGGCACATTGCTTCCCGGCCATGGTGGCCTGCTGGATCGCATTGATGCTCTGACCTCAACTTTGCCATTGGCTGCAATGGTGATTCTGCTCCAAAGGGTGGTATGA
- the ispC gene encoding 1-deoxy-D-xylulose-5-phosphate reductoisomerase encodes MKSISHLTILGSTGSIGTSTLDVVARHPGRYRIVALTAQCQDNILFEQCLRFAPRYAVLLDEGAAMRLAQRVAVAGLDVEVLWGAAALERVASLPQVDTVMAAIVGAAGLRPTLAAARAGKKILLANKEALVMAGRVFMDLVQKHGATLLPIDSEHNAIFQALPHDYSRHHTDSLTASGVSKILLTASGGPFLNTTLSELKHVTPEQACAHPNWIMGRKISVDSATMINKGLEVIEAHWLFNAPADAIQVVVHPQSIIHSLVQYVDGSVLAQLGNPDMRIPIAYALAYPERIETGVEPLDLLKIATLDFVASDFMRFPGLALAYQALRAGGTAPTVLNAANEVAVVAFLNKQIPFLAIPRLIEDVLADLPVTTVNTLEDVLSADAGARVVANELLIKSTICFS; translated from the coding sequence ATGAAAAGCATAAGCCATCTCACCATACTGGGTTCCACGGGCAGCATAGGTACCAGCACCTTGGATGTCGTGGCGCGTCACCCTGGGCGCTACCGTATCGTGGCACTCACTGCACAGTGTCAAGACAATATTCTGTTTGAGCAATGTCTCCGTTTTGCGCCACGCTACGCTGTGTTGTTGGACGAGGGGGCAGCCATGCGTCTGGCGCAGCGTGTCGCCGTAGCTGGCTTGGATGTTGAAGTTTTATGGGGTGCCGCAGCGCTGGAGCGGGTTGCGTCATTGCCGCAGGTGGATACGGTAATGGCTGCTATTGTCGGTGCAGCAGGGTTGCGTCCTACGCTGGCTGCTGCACGCGCGGGCAAGAAAATTCTGCTGGCGAACAAGGAAGCACTGGTAATGGCGGGACGAGTGTTCATGGATTTGGTGCAGAAACATGGCGCTACGCTGTTGCCCATTGACAGTGAGCATAACGCCATCTTTCAGGCTTTGCCCCATGATTATTCCCGTCATCACACGGATAGTTTAACTGCCAGCGGGGTAAGTAAAATTCTGCTCACTGCATCTGGCGGTCCTTTTCTCAACACTACTTTGTCTGAATTAAAACACGTCACGCCTGAACAAGCGTGTGCACACCCTAATTGGATAATGGGACGCAAGATTTCGGTCGATTCCGCTACCATGATAAACAAGGGGCTGGAAGTCATTGAGGCACACTGGTTGTTTAACGCGCCAGCCGATGCGATTCAGGTAGTGGTGCATCCGCAAAGCATTATTCATTCGCTGGTGCAATATGTGGACGGTTCGGTACTGGCGCAGCTGGGCAACCCGGACATGCGCATTCCGATCGCATATGCGTTGGCTTACCCGGAACGCATTGAAACGGGTGTTGAACCGCTGGATCTGCTCAAGATAGCTACTCTCGATTTTGTCGCGTCGGACTTTATGCGTTTCCCAGGCTTGGCTCTGGCCTATCAAGCTTTGCGCGCCGGCGGTACAGCACCTACCGTGCTCAATGCGGCCAATGAAGTAGCCGTGGTCGCATTCCTAAACAAACAGATTCCTTTTCTTGCCATTCCCCGTTTGATAGAAGATGTACTAGCTGACTTGCCGGTAACCACGGTTAACACGCTGGAGGATGTGTTAAGTGCGGATGCCGGTGCGCGCGTAGTAGCAAATGAATTATTAATAAAAAGTACGATTTGTTTTTCATGA